A DNA window from Hoplias malabaricus isolate fHopMal1 chromosome 5, fHopMal1.hap1, whole genome shotgun sequence contains the following coding sequences:
- the dhrs3a gene encoding short-chain dehydrogenase/reductase 3a — protein sequence MMDVRLWGCALLFPLQILLCVLRAAVRFLLPRRRKDLDTDVVLITGGGRGIGRHLAKEFAKQGARKVILWGRTEKCLRETCEEISMTGTECHYFVCDVGNREEVYQQAKVVREKVGDVTILVNNAAVVHGKSLMNSDDDALLKTQHINALGQFWTTKAFLPRMLELCHGHVVCINSILSLSSIPGAIDYCTSKASAYAFMESLTLGLLDCPGVDCTTILPFHTDTEMFQGMRVRFPQLFPPLNPEMVAQRTVDAVRTNTAFVVLPWTMQFLVALKRLMPQCALEEIHKFAGSYTCMNTFKGRT from the exons ATGATGGATGTAAGGCTGTGGGGATGCGCGCTGCTCTTTCCTCTGCAGATTCTGCTGTGCGTCCTGAGGGCAGCCGTGCGCTTTCTGCTGCCCCGGAGGCGCAAAGACCTggacactgacgtggtgctgATCACCGGCGGCGGCAGGGGGATTGGCCGTCACCTGGCCAAAGAATTCGCCAAACAAGGAGCCAGAAAG GTGATCCTGTGGGGCCGAACAGAGAAATGCCTACGAGAGACGTGTGAGGAGATCTCTATGACAGGGACAGAATGCCACTATTTTGTGTGTGACGTGGGGAACAGGGAGGAGGTTTACCAGCAGGCCAAGGTGGTGAGGGAAAAG GTTGGCGATGTTACCATTCTGGTGAATAATGCCGCAGTGGTTCATGGGAAAAGTCTGATGAACAGTGATGATGATGCACTTCTGAAAACACAGCACATCAATGCACTCGGCCAATTCTGG ACCACGAAAGCTTTCCTGCCTAGGATGCTGGAGTTGTGCCATGGCCACGTGGTGTGCATCAACTCCATCCTTTCACTTTCTTCCATCCCTGGAGCCATTGACTACTGCACATCCAAAGCCTCGGCCTATGCCTTTATGGAGAGCCTTACCCTGGGTCTGCTGGACTGTCCAGGAGTGGACTGCACAACAATTTTACCcttccacacagacacagagatgtTCCAGGGCATGCGAGTCAG GTTCCCTCAGCTGTTCCCTCCTCTGAATCCTGAGATGGTGGCCCAGAGAACTGTAGATGCAGTCAGGACCAACACTGCCTTTGTTGTTCTACCATGGACGATGCAGTTTCTTGTTGCCCTTAAAAG GCTTATGCCCCAGTGTGCTCTGGAGGAGATTCACAAGTTTGCTGGAAGCTACACCTGCATGAACACATTCAAGGGACGGACATAA